Proteins encoded within one genomic window of Romeriopsis navalis LEGE 11480:
- a CDS encoding CHASE2 domain-containing protein, producing the protein MTAHSVSRWKTIFRPVLLVSLAVTVPLIAVRFIGGLETIELRQYDQFLRWRSSGKPDERITVVTIDNDDVQDLGQYPLSNQKLAQVIENLRDNNARVIAIDLSQESPNNLQTKAKKLSNLINQNAQRDDQIIIGCPAGQITPSNNINVPPQNSFALSTTLLDRDQILRRVALSAERSSEIQFNRPICEEGEARGSLASLSLAAASAYLAEEQINRQEQPRQITFGDKSLKQLHSQFGGYASIKTQSNQLMLSYRGGRKAVQTVPITMVLDDSADPSSLHDRIVLVGDISSFSTDKWATPYLNQGQSVKMPGVFIRAQAISQILGYVLDRRPLIHSWPKGLEYLGFFGVAYGSGLAAWYLRRNSIFALYVGGQVLLFWVLACSAFLLQGLWLPLIPTVLSTTITALSARVVRNRKYLMTYGNGLYNQVHSALSGESVGPDYLADLVARAQSLQQDGHGLQAVPDSVKSASDSSTSKLRERIERDALQKFTLQGFREVRQQQIKTLLERAEQHRLKSFGVMSSSVISSTMRDASSNAEPPALSDSPNPKALPESQQPEMPALANQADHRLHHYVQAADEPHSKDSNLHHAQSSDRKPQTEESQLGRNFLKISDSMHSEPDKLLNRRSNEHKPVQQQSITSNADSAFTSNPIRIEVDQAEGIILGSEVSDE; encoded by the coding sequence ATGACAGCGCATTCTGTATCCCGCTGGAAAACGATTTTTAGACCAGTACTACTAGTTAGTTTGGCCGTGACAGTGCCCTTGATTGCAGTGCGTTTCATCGGTGGGCTGGAAACGATCGAACTCAGGCAATATGACCAGTTCCTCCGCTGGCGCAGTTCCGGGAAGCCCGATGAACGAATCACAGTCGTAACAATTGATAATGATGATGTTCAAGATCTAGGACAATATCCGCTCAGTAATCAAAAGTTGGCTCAGGTAATTGAAAATTTACGAGATAATAACGCTCGTGTGATTGCCATAGATTTATCACAAGAATCACCGAATAATCTTCAAACTAAAGCAAAAAAATTAAGTAATCTAATAAATCAAAATGCTCAGAGAGACGATCAGATCATTATTGGTTGTCCTGCTGGTCAAATCACTCCCTCGAACAATATCAATGTTCCACCACAGAATTCATTTGCTCTGAGCACAACGCTGCTTGATCGAGATCAGATTCTCCGCCGGGTTGCACTTTCTGCGGAGCGATCGAGTGAAATCCAGTTTAATCGCCCTATCTGTGAAGAAGGAGAGGCACGGGGCTCGCTTGCTAGCTTAAGCCTGGCGGCGGCATCAGCCTATCTCGCAGAAGAGCAAATCAATCGCCAAGAGCAGCCACGACAAATTACATTTGGCGATAAATCACTTAAACAGCTGCATAGCCAGTTTGGTGGATATGCCAGTATCAAAACGCAGTCTAACCAACTAATGCTCAGTTATCGCGGTGGCAGAAAAGCCGTTCAGACTGTGCCGATTACGATGGTATTGGACGATAGTGCTGATCCCAGTTCGCTACACGATCGCATAGTCCTAGTTGGTGATATATCGAGTTTTTCAACTGACAAGTGGGCGACACCTTATCTTAATCAAGGCCAATCAGTGAAAATGCCTGGTGTTTTTATTCGTGCCCAGGCAATCAGCCAGATTTTGGGCTATGTTCTCGATCGAAGACCACTCATTCACAGTTGGCCCAAAGGGTTGGAATATCTCGGATTTTTTGGGGTTGCTTATGGCAGTGGTTTAGCTGCTTGGTATCTGCGGCGTAATAGCATTTTTGCCCTATACGTTGGTGGTCAAGTCTTACTATTTTGGGTGCTGGCTTGTAGTGCATTTCTTCTACAAGGACTCTGGTTGCCGCTGATCCCAACTGTTCTATCGACTACGATTACTGCTCTAAGCGCACGTGTGGTCAGAAATCGTAAGTATCTGATGACCTATGGTAATGGTTTATATAATCAAGTTCATTCGGCGTTGTCTGGTGAATCAGTTGGTCCTGATTATTTAGCAGATCTGGTTGCGCGGGCGCAGTCGCTGCAGCAGGATGGGCATGGTTTGCAAGCTGTACCGGACTCTGTGAAATCAGCATCAGATTCCAGTACTTCGAAACTCCGGGAAAGGATTGAGCGAGATGCACTACAGAAATTTACCCTACAGGGTTTCCGCGAGGTAAGGCAGCAACAGATTAAAACTCTTTTAGAAAGAGCCGAACAACATCGCTTAAAATCTTTTGGAGTCATGTCTTCTTCAGTGATTTCCAGCACGATGCGCGATGCTTCAAGTAATGCTGAGCCACCTGCCTTATCCGATAGCCCCAATCCCAAGGCTCTACCTGAATCTCAACAGCCTGAAATGCCAGCATTAGCAAATCAGGCAGATCATCGACTACATCATTATGTCCAAGCGGCGGATGAGCCTCATTCCAAGGATTCAAACCTGCATCATGCGCAGAGTAGCGATCGTAAGCCTCAAACTGAAGAATCCCAACTCGGCCGGAATTTTCTGAAAATATCTGACTCCATGCATAGCGAGCCTGATAAATTGCTCAACCGTAGGAGCAATGAGCATAAGCCAGTTCAACAACAGTCGATAACCTCCAATGCTGATTCAGCATTTACGTCAAACCCAATTCGAATTGAGGTGGATCAAGCAGAAGGTATTATTTTGGGTTCGGAGGTTAGCGATGAGTAG
- a CDS encoding phage tail protein, which produces MNISAENQATRQISTHEKGQTGTASDTKPNVLNYVTTNRFYVEIGNDIKAAFSECSGLDVQIDKDVYHEGGVNHQQRIFLKQAKFGDITLKRGITEDSEFWRWVEQSLMAGQQRRRNINILVFNQAGETMQAWFLLGAVPIGWKTPSLKADSNSVAIEELVLAYEGLKVKHKKRSGGAQHKDIQRSKDGFFVGSET; this is translated from the coding sequence ATGAATATTAGTGCAGAAAACCAAGCTACCCGACAAATCTCTACACATGAAAAGGGCCAGACTGGAACGGCCTCTGACACGAAGCCAAATGTGCTTAATTATGTAACGACGAATCGTTTTTATGTTGAGATTGGCAATGACATAAAAGCGGCATTTAGTGAATGTTCAGGATTAGATGTACAGATTGATAAGGATGTATACCACGAAGGCGGTGTGAACCATCAGCAGCGCATCTTTCTGAAACAAGCAAAGTTTGGCGATATCACCCTCAAACGCGGTATTACCGAGGATTCAGAATTTTGGCGATGGGTTGAACAATCCTTGATGGCAGGGCAGCAACGGCGACGCAACATCAATATTTTGGTGTTCAACCAGGCTGGGGAAACGATGCAGGCTTGGTTTCTGCTTGGTGCTGTGCCGATCGGCTGGAAAACGCCGTCACTGAAAGCCGATTCTAATTCCGTGGCGATTGAAGAACTCGTCCTTGCCTACGAAGGTCTGAAGGTAAAGCATAAAAAGCGCAGTGGTGGGGCGCAGCATAAAGATATTCAACGTAGTAAGGATGGCTTTTTCGTTGGTTCTGAAACCTGA